CGTTTCCCCTCGGATCCCCATTTTGCGTAAAGAGGAACGTCTATCTGGAAAATACCATGCCCCGTGCATGCATCTGATGAAAGATCATGTGGACGAGCATATTCACCGTACACGTGGCTTATGATGTTTGATAAAATGAAATGTTCATTCGATGGCCAAAAATCTTGAGTGCAATTGGATATTCACGAGAAGTCTTTTACTGTGGTGGGAATGCAGTTCGATAACAAatgttattatataattagttaattttatttttttcaagtttctGGTCAACTGTATTATTACATTTGGTGTCCACGAAAAAATCTCTTGATATTCACCGTGTTCTATTTCTCTCCACATGTGAAACGTATTGCAACTTGGTGGATATTGCAATGTACAGTTTTCTCTTGATGCATGATATTACTTCACTCGGTCGAGAttggaacaaaaaattatacaacgAGTCACCTCTAGTTTCGCGCTTAAAAAAAGATACAGACTCTTTTCAGTTACGAAAATTAGGctagaattttaaagaaaataaaaacatttattGTTGAGAAATGCTAAGTAGACCCTCTCGAAAGTTACTCTCCATGGACTTCAGCAACCTTATGCTTTTTTGcccattattttataaattggcATGAAAATTGACGTTAAACATAAGATGACAGAGACTTTATAAAGAGAATCATTTAacattttgttttcaaaatgtttttaattttcaaaccgATGCCAAATGAACGTTTATCAAACTGAGGCTACCCATAACAATTTTCCGGTCCTATTTCCTAACTTTTATCacttaattttatattaattagccATTTAGTCAACAATCAGCACCAGCCAAGCCGCCACTTCGAAATTAAGAAGTGGTAAATATTGACTATTGCCTCGCATACGCAATCATTTATCATTCATATTTGACCCCCTCAACTGCCAAGGATTTCCAATTTTCCATCTGTCACGTGACGTCATAaatgttttatttaatttaaaatcacTTCTAAAATCCATCTAAACATGGTGGAAAGATATCATCTTCAGATCTCTTCCACTAAATTCACCTAATCAATCAATTAggatccttgaaatttgatttaacggctacaaacaggagacctctttaaaaattataataattttaggcGTTAGATCAATTTTTAAGTGTTCGGATTAGATGATTGGATGGACTTGATGGAAGGGATCCTCTCCCTTCCTTAAAACCGGTGTCTAACGAGCAATTAAAGCTAGTAATTTTCTCTTGTCGGTAGATTTATTTTAAACCAGTGTCACTAATTGAGGATCTTTGAACTCGGATGCAGAAAGATAGATAATGTTCAAACTCGAGTACGTAAACAATGACTATTATATGAATGTTAACTGCGTTGTTAAAACAAGAACTTGTTACAATACGTCCATGCAGTTACAAACATCGATTAACAGTCAGATATACTGCAACAATGTTTAGCGGCCATATATGATTATTAACAAGTGATTATATGTTAAGTAATCTAATGTTCCCTAACCAATCCCGTTAATCAACTAGCTACTTGGGtaattgtatttataggctaaacGACAAGAAGATATGGAGGTGCACCATAGTATTCTCTGTGACAGTGTCACAGACTCACCCAGCTTCTCAGGTCAGGAACTGGGATTTACTCCACCTCagtcatttttgtcattttaaaaaaaaaaaagatcatcgtggattttttttttaaggatttCGGAGATCTTATGATCGTATATATCGTgtgattataaattatttaaaatttaaaattaaatataaatagtacctaacaaaaattaatcaaacgatGTATGATAAACCGTTAAGATCACAAAATCTCAGGATTCCCAATAAAAGGATCCAACCAAAatccttttccattttttttcaataatatttatttttatttattaaaaaaataaacaattgatgACAAATTACGCTTACTACACTTTTCGAATCTAAAAAAGCTATAAAGAATTCATCATGTTCTTGGACAGGGTCAACCAGCCCACTTGCTATGATTTTTCTTCTCAATAGTATTTGGGTTAGTCCTACACCGCTACACGACAAATCTGCCTTGATATATACGAAAAAGGCGTGCCTTGATATATATAGAAAAGGATGCTCGCcggagattttttttattgatccTTATAATTAATTGtaatcgttcatcgtatatcgtgaaataaaaaattattttaaaatttaaaattaaatataatagttcataataaaaattgaatgtaaGATGAATGATTACGGTCACGAAATTTCTAAAATTACTATGAAAAGAATCCGGCTAGAACCTTTTTCCGATATATACTTCTTGTCACGCTTTATTTAACCTTAATCATTTTAGTATTAGTATTAAAATCCAAAAAACTCCAAGGATTATTAAGAAAACACGTCTTTATTGAAATAGAAGAGTACCATAACACGGCTACAGCCGCGTCGGGATATGACCAAAAGAGCCTCGACCCCATGGTTACACCCAACACCAGCACCACACACAAACgaaatttcaagaaaagaaagagaaatgaaAAAGCGAGAAAGAAATACGGTAGGATAGGACTTCGGCAGTTCAGCCCATAACGAGTACCGGACAGCCAATGAGGTTATGACACCTCAGCCCCCGCTTATTTAGTAGTATTAGACTCCACTGCACAGGACCGCAGGGGATTAGTGTTATGGCTTTTAGATTGCGAGGACAAGACCCGGCACGGACTTTCCGACCCGATTGGAGACGCTGCTCTCCCAAACGGACGGGCAATGGAACGACGTAATCTCGGCTgtcgacgacgacgacgaatTGGAGGAAAACCCGGACGGCGAGGATTTAGAGGAGGAGGCGGGAGAGTTGTTCTGGGTGTTGTTTCCGAGGCGCGTGACGGTGAGGGAAGTGTTGAAGTACTCGCGGACCCCGGTGATTACCCCATTGGCGACAGTCCAGGCGTGGACCCAGGAAATGGAGCAGTCGCAGTCGCAGCCCTCGACGAGGACGGTGGGGCCGAAGGAGGCGAAGGACTGGGGGACGAACTGAAAGGGTTCTTTTTGGGAGCCGGTGAGGATGCGCATCAAGAACTGGTGGGTCGGCGGACCATGGAACCACCACTCGAGGTCGGGGGCGACGATCTGGTGAACCGTGTCCACGTCGCGGGAGCTTAGGGCATCATAAAGGGCGAGCACCACCCTTCGATTGCTGGAATCAGTGTCTTCCAGAGCTTCCTGAGAGTTAGCCAGTTCTTGCCTAAGCCTCTGTGGCGGGTTTAGAGCGAGAAATTcaagggtttagagagagaaagtagagagagaagGCGGAAGTTTAGAAAGAGAAGGGGATTTGGGAGGAAATGTGAAATGAGACTTCTGGTGAGCAAATGAAGGTGGGGTTTTATAGCAGGTGGATGGTGGTGGTGCCGGGGGGGGGTTAGGATTCCCTGCTCCGTTTCTATGTCTTGGTTGATCGACCGACCAATTGGACTACTGCCTTTACTGCTGACCTTTGGAAAGAAAGTTACTTTGACCAAAATGGCCCTGTGTCGCTATTTGGTACTAcagttttatgttatttctttaCTTGTGAGTAAGAGGTATTCGATTTGATTATTCGAATACAGGTTTGAATCacttattgctagtccattgtgagactaaacTCATCCAAAGCCTTTAGtgtaataatattgtttgttcataaaaaaaaatgatcgtGTGTCGCAATTACGCATAGTTATTGACATAACAAGATTTGATTAGATTGAAAATCTTACTTATTGTGCATAAATTCTTCACAAAACTGAAATAACACGTTAGCAGTGTTATTATCCGAACGGACTCGAGTACTAAGTTTTTAGCATACTAATAGGTGATTGGTTTAGGAAATAAACAAATTGTATTCTCGTTGAAAAAAAACGTAATTACAACAATTTTGATGTTTGAACGAGCAACAAATTGTCACGAGTCTTAACTTTCCAAAATGAAAAAGGTATTTACTAGATTGAGATGGTAAGACGAAGACATCCTATGTCCAAAGAAGTTCTTTCCACAAATTTGAACGGCCTTGTAGTAAATGGATAGAGCATGAGGTCTTGTAGACCGGGGGGATATTGATGACGTGGCGTGCTTTTATAGGTTAGGTGGTGAGGAATAGGTGGCATGCGATGGGGTGGCCCTTGATTTTCAGGTACGCGTATCAGGGGCGTGAGGAAGGTGAGGGTTTAGGGGACACGTGAGGGAAGGGAGGCAGTCAAGCCAACTTTTCTTGACAATTTTGGGCCCACCTACTTTCCGAACCTAATTCTGTTAGTCGGTTAATTTGTGGGTGGCTGAAAAGTGAAAAG
This region of Malus domestica chromosome 07, GDT2T_hap1 genomic DNA includes:
- the LOC103432880 gene encoding wound-induced protein 1, whose amino-acid sequence is TLEFLALNPPQRLRQELANSQEALEDTDSSNRRVVLALYDALSSRDVDTVHQIVAPDLEWWFHGPPTHQFLMRILTGSQKEPFQFVPQSFASFGPTVLVEGCDCDCSISWVHAWTVANGVITGVREYFNTSLTVTRLGNNTQNNSPASSSKSSPSGFSSNSSSSSTAEITSFHCPSVWESSVSNRVGKSVPGLVLAI